A stretch of DNA from Campylobacter concisus:
CGAGAGCGCAAAACTTGAGTTTGCTAAGAAGATGAATATGTCGCCTGAGTATCCTATCATGGCTGGCTCAGTCGATGAAAAGACTGACGATGAGTATCCGATACAGCTTCTAACCACTAGAAAAGTCTATCAATACACCGTTGGCACTATGACAAGACGCTCACGAGCGATCGAAGAGGGTGGAGATAGTATCGGACCTATCGCCGAGATGAATCCAGCACTTGCGGCAAGATATGACTTAAAACAAGGCGACTTCATCAAAGCATGGAGTAGATACGGCTACATCGTCGTAAAAGCCGAAGTAACAGACATCGTGCCTGACGGCATCATCCAGATGACTTTCCACTACTGGGAGAGCTCTTGCAATGAGCTAACAAGCAGCGGTTGGGACTACATCAGCAAGACTCCGACATTTAAAGCAGCTATTCAGATCAAAAAGATCGATGAAGAAGAATTTTTACGAGTTCGCGAACTAAAACGCATAAAATTCCAAACTTCAAAGATCATCTATGATGACTTCCACCATCACGGAAACGCAGCGATAAATGAGTAAATTTAGCGGGTAACTCCCGCTAAATTTCTTTACTACTAAATTTCATAATCCAAAAATTTCGACACTGCAAAGCCAAAAAATCTAAATTTTAACTTCACTATTTGTGATTAAATTTTATATTTAAATACAAAAGCAGATATTTTTAAATTTATTTAAACGCCAAAAAACTCATAAAATTTCCCCACTTAAATGTGCTCTCGACTCGCTTAAAGCCAGCGTTTAGGGCTAAATTCCTATTTTCTTCTTCGGTGTATGGCACCAGCACATTTTCAAGCGCCTCTCTCTTTTGAGCGATCTCGTAGCGTGAGTAGCCTTGCGCCTGCTTGTAGTCTTCATAAATTTCTATGACGCTTTTAGTAAGCTTTTTATCTTCAAAGATGATCTTTTCACTAAACAAAAAAACTCCATTTTTATTTAGTCCGTTATAAATTTTTTGCACCAGATCAGCCCTTTTTGGCGGTCTGATAAACTGCAAAGTATAGTTTGCCAAAACCGCGTCAAAGCCCACTAGCTCACACTTTAAAATATCATCAAGCAAAAATTTTATCTTTGCCCCATAAGCCTTTGCCTTATTTTTGGCATTTGCTAGCATCGCCTCAGAGTTATCCACGCCACTTAGCACGAGGTCATTTCTAAGATTATTTAGTAAAAGTAAGCTATTTGCCGTCGAGCAGCCAAGGTCGCATACACTTGCATCTTTTGGCAAAATTTTAGCAAGCAGCTTTGCATTTAAATTTGAACTAACGTCGTAAAATGGCACCGAGCGCGAGATCATATCGTCAAAAACGCTCGCCACAAAGTCATCAAATTCAAACTGCTTGCTTATAGGCTCCTTAAAAATTTCATCTCTCATATGCCAGCTCCGTATCCGTCAAAGTATCTCATCGTCTCTCCAAAAAAGAGATCGCACACGCCCACGCACTGTCTAGCCTCGTTTATATCACGCTTTATCTGCTCTTTTAGCTCGCCAAGATTATTAAATTTTTTATTATCTCTTAAGCGTTTTATGAAGCAAACGGCAACGTGCTTCGTCACTTTTGGCGCTACCTCGTCTAAGATGTGTGTCTCGACACTAAAATTTCCATCCGTACTAAGTCTGTTGCCTATAAAAGTAACCGAGCCATAGGTATATGAGCCCATCCTCGTTCTTGTCGCATAGACGCCCTCGCGCGGCAAAAGATAGCTTTTTATATCTAAATTTAGCGTAGCAACCAGCTCTTTTGCGCCGATGCCCTGCCCTTTTATCACGTTGCCCTCGATCGAGTACTCCCTGCCTATTAGCCTGTTTGCCTCATCGATGTTGCCTTGGCGTATCAGCTCTCTGATGGATGAGCTATGCACACCCATGCCGTCATAACAAACCTCATCAACAACGACTACCTCGCCATCAAAAATTCTTTTCAGATCGTGCTTGTCCCATGCTCTGTTTCTGCCAAATCTAAAATCAAAGCCAACAACGATCTTTTTTAAATTTTTAAAATCCCTCTTCAAAAGTGCGATAAATTCCTCGCCGCTAAGCCCTTTTATACTCTCAAAATCATATAAGAAGCAAGGATAGTTTGAGTACTCCGCTCGCTTTAGCTTTGGCGTTATGTTTGCCTTATTTTTGTCGATGACAACAAGCCCGCCAAACTCGCCAAGCTGCTTTAAAAGCTGCTTGTGCCCTCTATGCACGCCGTCAAAATGCCCGATCGCAACAGCAGTGATATTATCTTTTGTTAAAAGCGTAGAAAAATTCGGCATTTCCCTCTTTCCCTCTTACTTCGCACTCTTTGCAAACTATCATTTTAAATCCTAAGCTATTAGCCATCACTTCAAATCTCTTCATCGCTAAATTTATAGCTTTCATATCAGTGACGACACCTTTTTTATTTCGTTTTACACCGACGCCCACTTCAAACTGCGGTTTAAAAAGCGTTATGATAAGCGAATTCTCGCTTGCTAGCTCGCCAATGGCTGGTAAAATTTCAGCCAAAGAGATAAAGCTCACGTCACAAGTTATGAGATCAAATTTATTTTGATGCGATTTTACAAACTCCCTGACATCAGTTTTTTCATAAATTTTTACTCGCTCATCGCTTCTTAGGCTAGCATCTAGCTGATCAGTGCCCACATCTACGCCAGTCACGCTCTTTACGCCACGCTCAAGCAAAATTTGCATAAAGCCGCCAGTTGAGCTGCCGATATCAAGTGCGTTTTTGCCAGCTAGGTCAAATTTCATCGCCTCCAAAAAGCTCTTTAGCTTCAAAGCGCCTCGCCCAACGTAAATTTCATCAAGCAGTGAAATTTTAGCCTCGCTAACCTCGCTTGAGACCTTAATGCAAATCTCTCCGTCCGCTAGCACCTTGCCAGATTTTATTAGCTCGCTCGCCTTATTTCTACTTATGTTTAAAACGCTTGCGACGTAGTTATCAAACCTCAAGTTTTAGCCTCTCATATTCGCTCTCATCGATCACCAGCACTCCTAGCTCATTTGCTTTGTCAAGCTTGCTGCCAGCCTCCTCGCCAGCTAGGACAAAGTCCGTTTTTTTAGAAACTGAGCCAGAAACCTTTGCGCCAAAGCTCTCAAGCTCGGCTTTTATCTCATCTCTTGGGCGACTTAGCGTGCCAGTTATAACGACCGTCTTGCCACTTAGCGCGTTTGAGATGCTCTGCACCTGCGTCACGCTTGGCTGCACGATCTGACTTAAAGCTAAAATTTCATCTCTATTTACCTCGGCAAAATCGGTTAAACTATTTGCCATCTCCGCGCCAAAGCCCTCAAGCGAGGTTAGCTCATCAAAGCTAGCATCAAGCCAGCTTAGTCCAAAGCTACTTGCTAGCTTTTTAGCCGCCACTTCGCCGATGTGCTCGCAGCCAAGGCCCGTGATAAAGCGCGATAGCTCCGCACCTTTGCTAGCCTCTATCGCATTTAAAAGGTTATTTACCTTTTTCTCTTTAAAGCCCTCAAGCGCCATGAGATCATCAAATTTAAGGCTGTAAATGTCTTTTATGCAGGAAATTAGCCCCTTGTCAAATAGCAAATTTACGATCGCGTCGCCAAGGCCGTCGATATTTAGGCATTTTTTCGATGCGTAGTGAATTATTGAGCCCACCACTCTTGCCCTGCAGCTTAAATTTTGACACTTTACAAAGACCCCTTCATCAAGCAGGTGTGAGCCGCAAACTGGGCAAAATTTAGGCCTCTCAATCGCTTGCTCGCTGCCATCTCGCCTATCTTTAAAAACCTTTGTGATCTTTGGTATCACATCTCCTGAGCGGATGATGCCGATGTAGTCGTTTTTCATAACGCCAAGGCGCTCTATCTCGTCAAAGTTGTGAAGGGTGGCGGATTTTACATTGGCTCCGTCTATATTTACCTCATCAAGCACGCCAACAGGCGTTACTACGCCGCTTCTGCCAACCTGAAGTGCGACATCTTTTAGCCTAGTCACCTTTTCTATGGCTGGAAATTTAAACGCCACCATAAATTTTGGAAATTTGACCGTGTAGCCTAGCTCTTCACAGCGCGCAAGGTCATTTACTCGTATCACCATGCCATCCATCATCACGCTCTTTGCCTCACGGCTGGCTAGTAGCTCATTATACGCAGCCTCAAGCTCATCTTTTTTTAAAATTTTAAAAAATTCATCCCTCTCAAAGCCAAGATCACGCACAAATTTCATTACCTCGCTGTGATCTTTTAGCCCAAGGCTCTGCTCGCCCACACCCCAAGGTATGAAAAGTAGCTTTCTTTTAGCAGTGACTGCGCTATCAAGCTGTCTTAGGCTTCCGGCAGCTGCATTTCTAGGGTTTGAAAGCGGTGCCTCGCCATTTTTTGCGCGCTCTGCGTTTAGAAGCTCAAAATCTTCTTTTTTTATAACGACCTCGCCCCTGATTTCAATTAGCCCTTTGTAATCAATGCTCTTTAAAACAGAATTTATCGTCTTTGCATTTTGTGTCACGTCTTCGCCTGTAACGCCATCACCCCTAGTAATCGCCCTAACCAAAACGCCGTTTTCATAAAGCAAATTTAAGCTCGCTCCATCAAATTTTGGCTCAGCAACAAAGACCAAATCTTCTTTCTCGCCACGCTTTAGCCACGCATCAAGCTCGGCTAGATCAAAAATATCTTCCATGCTCCACATGCGTTTGATGTGATTAGCCTTGCTAAAGCACTCTTTTACGGTGCCGCCCACGCGTTTTGTAGGTGAAAAGATAGAAATTTCGCTTGGATTTGCCTGCTCATAATCAAGCACCGCGTGATATAGCGCGTCGTATTCCTCGTCGCTTGCAAGTGGCTCGTCATCGTCGTAGTAGGCCTTTGCCCATGTATTTAGTGTATCTACCGCTTTTTCATACTCTTGTTTTGTCATTTTTGCTCCAAATTTACACCGCATTTTATCTTAAACATACTTTATAAATGATCCAAATTTAGCTCTCTTGCGTCACAAAGATGGACATTTTTATAGACCTTTGCTATCTCATCCCTCACCCTCATCAGCGCAAAGCCAAGTAAATTTTGCCCGCGCCACTTTATAGGATTGTGCGCATTTTGATCCTCAGCGCTCATACCTATGCCCCAAATTTTATCAACAGGGCTTGCCTCAACCAAAATTTTATCCTTTGTCGAAAGCAAAAACTCTCGCAAAGGGGCATTTTGGCTAAATTTTAGATAGCTCGCATTTAGCACGACGCTAAATTTGACCTCGTCCCAGACCTTAACGTCAAAGCCTCGCACCTGCCTACCAAGCGCCTTCATCTGCGCTGGATCTTTGGCAGATAAAATTTGCTCCAAAGCCTCTTTATCGCCAAAGCACTCAGCCTTTTTAGCCATCATATATTGCTCAGCGCAAACGTAATGAACCTCATCTTGCCAAAAGCTATAGGCGTACCACTGACTAAGGCAGCTTGCACTTAAATTTGCACTCTTTTGATGACCCCAAAATAATAGAAATTTACCCACCTTGCCAGCGTTATAGCGCTTTTTAAGCCATTTTAACTCATATCTAGGCTCGCGCTCCCAAAGGTCGGTGACAAAGTCGCCATTTACAAAAAATGTGCTCTCATCAGAGCCCAGCCTCTCATCCCAGTATCCACGCCACGTTGCAGGCTCAGCAAATAGCTGCTGATATTGACGCTGCTCATCTTGGCTGAGTGTTTTTAGCCAGTCATTAAATTTAAACTTATAATCCTCGCCAGCGCCCATCCTCCAGCCGATGGAAAATGGATCCATACTTGGAAATTTGATCCAAGGTGGCGGAAGTAAATTTCTCATCTGGCCTCTTTTATCAAAATTTAGCCTCGTCCTACCAAAGCGTGGCTTGACTCATCGCCTCATGCATATTAAAAAGCTGCTTATGCTCGGCCACGTCGTGTGTACGGATGATATGTGCGCCGTTTTCGAAGGCCTTTAAGTGTAGGTAAAGCGAGCCTGGCAGACGATCTTTGACCTCGCTTGGGTAGTAGTGGTTTATGACTGATTTGCGGCTCGCACCAACTAATAGTGGGCAGTCAAATTTTAAAAAATGTTCCAAATGCTTAATAAGCAGTAAATTTTGTTCAGCCGTCTTGCCAAAGCCAATACCCACATCAAACACTAGCTTTTTGGCGCCAAGCTCTCTAGCCAGGGCTATCTTTTGCTCAAAAAAGTCTGCTATCTCGCCGATTAGGTCGTTATATTTTGGTGCAACCTGCATGGTGGCTGGATTGCCTTGCATATGCATCATGCAAAACTCAGCATCGTATCGCGCCGCAAGCGTGGCAAGTGAGGCGTTTGCCGTGATATCATTTATCATTTTAAAGCCGTGATTTAGGGCAAATTCAAGGCAATAAGGATCAAAGCTATCAAGGCTAAATTTCGCCTTTTCGTGCAAATTTAGCTTGTAAATTTCCTCTACGATATCTTTTATGCGCCTAAATTCCTCTTCGCGACCGCAGTACTGGCTCCCTGGCCTTGAGCTAACGCCGCCAAGATCGATATAGTCTGCACCTGCTTCGATCATGGCTTCGATTTTCGCTATGCCATTTTGCGTATTTATGCGGCTTTGTTCGTTAAAGCTATCTGTATTTATATTTGCAACGCCCATTATAAGAGGCTTTGTTGGCTTTATAAATTTTGTCTCTAAAAAGGCTGCTAAATTTTTAAGTCCAAAGTCTTGCAACTTCTCTTTTTTAGCTAGCTGGCTTAGCTGCGCGTTTGTCGCCATTAGTAAGGCTTTGTTTAGACTCTCACGACCCAAAATCGTATCTTTATGTGTCACAAGCTCAGCTCCAACACTAAGCGCATCTTGCTTTAGGATATTTGCCGCTGGGGTTTTTATCTCATCTATAAATATAAAATTTATCTCGCTCTTTTCATGCATAAGCTTCGCACCAGCAGGGCTTGGCGAGATGGCTTTACAAATTTCATCAAAGTTACTTTTATTATTTATCTTATAAAATTTCAACGTCGTCCTTTTTGAAATATAGTAAGCAGCAGTGGCGTTAGTACGGCGTGAGACTTGGCATTTAGATCAGCTAGCTTAATAAGTGAGAAAAAATAATCCATCTCATCGCCGCTAAATTTATACCCACTATCAACCGCCTTTGTCACGATAACGCCAACAAGTTCTTTTAGCTCGTTTTTGCCAAATTTCTGAGCTTGCTCGTCTGCGATCTTTTGATCGATAAAGCTTGTTAGCTCTTTTAGACTAAGAGCTTTTAAATTTAGATCAAGAGTTATCTTTGGCTTTTTGGTTAGATTATTTTCTATTAGCATTCTTGATCTAATCGTTGGTAGAAGTAAATTTTTACTCTGCGTTACTATTATAAATTTGATATTTCTTGGAGGCTCTTCTATGATCTTTAAAAGTGCGTTTTGAGCCTCTGTCCTAAAAGAATTAGCATGTATTACTAAAATTTTTTCATCTTTTTCGGCAATGTATGCTTCTGCGATGACCTCTTTTGCATTTTCTAGCAAAAAATCATCGCTTATAAAAAATCTTAGATTATTTGTGCCAAACTCGCTTTCAAGCTTGGCTTTTAAACTTTCAAAATCGCTTGTAACGACGATTTTATTAAGCATTTAGAGTATCACCTTAGCAAAGAGCGCCGCATCGATGCTTTTATCAAAAATTTTGCAAAGGCTTATTAGTTTAATGTCTAAATTTTCATCGCTTGAGCTAAGAGTAAAGCTATTTTGTGCTTGCTCGTCAAATAGCCACATATAGCTATCCTCATCGCTTTTGGCCAAATTTGCATATCTATCAAGGCTCTTTCCGATATAAAAAAACAAGTATCCATTTGGAAAAGCAAGACTTAGCATATCTTTTAGTAGCTGCTTTTGCTCATTGGTCTCTATCTCATCAAGCGATGGATAGAGCGATCTTAGGCTAAAAAAAGGCAAAAATGGCCTGATGCTTTTTGAATGGTTCATCTTTTTTAAAAGATAAGTTTCAAACCATCTTCGCTCTTCATCACTTATAGTTATAAAAGCCCTTCCTTCAAGTAAAAATTTAAGCCTAGAGGCTAGTAAAGGCGTCCATTCGACACGCCTTTCCTCCATCCAGCTCATCAAAGGGCCTTCGTCCCTAATAGCCTTTAACGTCCACTGAATAAAATCTTGCATTATTTATCTAGCTTATAAGCATCATGAAGTACGCGAACTGCTAGTTCACCATATTTTTGATCAACGATCATTGAAATTTTTATCTCACTTGTTGAGATCATTTGGATATTTATACCCTCTTTTGCAAGCGTTTCAAATGCTAAACATGCTACACCGCTATGGCTCTTCATGCCGACACCAATAACTGAAACTTTCACAATCGCATCATCAAATTCTATATGTTTTGCAGCTGAGAGCTTTTGCATAGTCTCTTTTGCTAGTTCAAGCTCATTTTGTGGCACTGTAAAGCCTAAATTTGTAGTACCGTCATGTCCTACGTTTTGGATTATCATATCTACGTTTATATTTTCATGAGCTAAAGCTGTAAAAATTTCTGCTGCAATGCCAGGCTTATCAACTACGCCTCTTAGTGTTACTCTTGCTTGATTTTTATCTAGTGCTATTCCGCTTACTAAAACTGCTTCCATATTGTCATCTTCCTTTGCTATTAATGTACCTTCATTGTGATTAAAGCTACTTCTTGTAATGAGTTTTACATTTAGTTTTTTTGCCAGCTCGACTGAGCGATTTTGCAGTACCTTTGCGCCAGCAGAAGCGAGCTCTAGCATCTCATCATAGCTTATCTTCTCAAGTTTTTTTGCCTTTTTTTCTATCCTTGGATCAGTCGTATAAACGCCATCAACATCGGTAAAAATTTCGCATAGATCAGCATCAAGCGCCCCTGCTAATGCAACTGCGCTAAGATCACTGCCACCTCTACCAAGGGTTGTGATATTGCCTTTTTCATCTATACCTTGAAAGCCAGCCACAACTACGATTTTGCCAGCTTTTAGCTCGGCTTTTAGCCTAGCAGTCTCTATCCTCTCGATCCTTGCTTTTGTATGAATATCATCAGTAATAATGCCTGCCATCGCACCTGTCATACCCACACATGCATAGCCTTTTGCATTAAGTGCGATCGTTAAAAGCGCGGTCGTTACTTGCTCTCCAGAGCTTAAAAGCATATCAGTGGCAACGCCATCTGGGTGTTTTGAAAAATACTCACTATATTCAACCAATTGATTTGTAACTCCGCTCATCGCAGAAACTACCACAACTACGTCTGCACCGCTATTTTTTGTCTCAATGACTCTATTTGCCACAGCTTCGATGCGTTCAAGTGTTCCTACGCTAGTTCCGCCAAATTTTTGAACGATCAACATCAAAAATATCCTTTCTCT
This window harbors:
- the cmoA gene encoding carboxy-S-adenosyl-L-methionine synthase CmoA, which translates into the protein MRDEIFKEPISKQFEFDDFVASVFDDMISRSVPFYDVSSNLNAKLLAKILPKDASVCDLGCSTANSLLLLNNLRNDLVLSGVDNSEAMLANAKNKAKAYGAKIKFLLDDILKCELVGFDAVLANYTLQFIRPPKRADLVQKIYNGLNKNGVFLFSEKIIFEDKKLTKSVIEIYEDYKQAQGYSRYEIAQKREALENVLVPYTEEENRNLALNAGFKRVESTFKWGNFMSFLAFK
- a CDS encoding bifunctional riboflavin kinase/FAD synthetase, translating into MPNFSTLLTKDNITAVAIGHFDGVHRGHKQLLKQLGEFGGLVVIDKNKANITPKLKRAEYSNYPCFLYDFESIKGLSGEEFIALLKRDFKNLKKIVVGFDFRFGRNRAWDKHDLKRIFDGEVVVVDEVCYDGMGVHSSSIRELIRQGNIDEANRLIGREYSIEGNVIKGQGIGAKELVATLNLDIKSYLLPREGVYATRTRMGSYTYGSVTFIGNRLSTDGNFSVETHILDEVAPKVTKHVAVCFIKRLRDNKKFNNLGELKEQIKRDINEARQCVGVCDLFFGETMRYFDGYGAGI
- a CDS encoding TlyA family RNA methyltransferase codes for the protein MRFDNYVASVLNISRNKASELIKSGKVLADGEICIKVSSEVSEAKISLLDEIYVGRGALKLKSFLEAMKFDLAGKNALDIGSSTGGFMQILLERGVKSVTGVDVGTDQLDASLRSDERVKIYEKTDVREFVKSHQNKFDLITCDVSFISLAEILPAIGELASENSLIITLFKPQFEVGVGVKRNKKGVVTDMKAINLAMKRFEVMANSLGFKMIVCKECEVRGKEGNAEFFYAFNKR
- the ligA gene encoding NAD-dependent DNA ligase LigA, which produces MTKQEYEKAVDTLNTWAKAYYDDDEPLASDEEYDALYHAVLDYEQANPSEISIFSPTKRVGGTVKECFSKANHIKRMWSMEDIFDLAELDAWLKRGEKEDLVFVAEPKFDGASLNLLYENGVLVRAITRGDGVTGEDVTQNAKTINSVLKSIDYKGLIEIRGEVVIKKEDFELLNAERAKNGEAPLSNPRNAAAGSLRQLDSAVTAKRKLLFIPWGVGEQSLGLKDHSEVMKFVRDLGFERDEFFKILKKDELEAAYNELLASREAKSVMMDGMVIRVNDLARCEELGYTVKFPKFMVAFKFPAIEKVTRLKDVALQVGRSGVVTPVGVLDEVNIDGANVKSATLHNFDEIERLGVMKNDYIGIIRSGDVIPKITKVFKDRRDGSEQAIERPKFCPVCGSHLLDEGVFVKCQNLSCRARVVGSIIHYASKKCLNIDGLGDAIVNLLFDKGLISCIKDIYSLKFDDLMALEGFKEKKVNNLLNAIEASKGAELSRFITGLGCEHIGEVAAKKLASSFGLSWLDASFDELTSLEGFGAEMANSLTDFAEVNRDEILALSQIVQPSVTQVQSISNALSGKTVVITGTLSRPRDEIKAELESFGAKVSGSVSKKTDFVLAGEEAGSKLDKANELGVLVIDESEYERLKLEV
- a CDS encoding NADAR family protein; amino-acid sequence: MRNLLPPPWIKFPSMDPFSIGWRMGAGEDYKFKFNDWLKTLSQDEQRQYQQLFAEPATWRGYWDERLGSDESTFFVNGDFVTDLWEREPRYELKWLKKRYNAGKVGKFLLFWGHQKSANLSASCLSQWYAYSFWQDEVHYVCAEQYMMAKKAECFGDKEALEQILSAKDPAQMKALGRQVRGFDVKVWDEVKFSVVLNASYLKFSQNAPLREFLLSTKDKILVEASPVDKIWGIGMSAEDQNAHNPIKWRGQNLLGFALMRVRDEIAKVYKNVHLCDARELNLDHL
- the folP gene encoding dihydropteroate synthase: MKFYKINNKSNFDEICKAISPSPAGAKLMHEKSEINFIFIDEIKTPAANILKQDALSVGAELVTHKDTILGRESLNKALLMATNAQLSQLAKKEKLQDFGLKNLAAFLETKFIKPTKPLIMGVANINTDSFNEQSRINTQNGIAKIEAMIEAGADYIDLGGVSSRPGSQYCGREEEFRRIKDIVEEIYKLNLHEKAKFSLDSFDPYCLEFALNHGFKMINDITANASLATLAARYDAEFCMMHMQGNPATMQVAPKYNDLIGEIADFFEQKIALARELGAKKLVFDVGIGFGKTAEQNLLLIKHLEHFLKFDCPLLVGASRKSVINHYYPSEVKDRLPGSLYLHLKAFENGAHIIRTHDVAEHKQLFNMHEAMSQATLW
- a CDS encoding DNA polymerase III subunit delta' — protein: MLNKIVVTSDFESLKAKLESEFGTNNLRFFISDDFLLENAKEVIAEAYIAEKDEKILVIHANSFRTEAQNALLKIIEEPPRNIKFIIVTQSKNLLLPTIRSRMLIENNLTKKPKITLDLNLKALSLKELTSFIDQKIADEQAQKFGKNELKELVGVIVTKAVDSGYKFSGDEMDYFFSLIKLADLNAKSHAVLTPLLLTIFQKGRR
- a CDS encoding HobA family DNA replication regulator, translating into MQDFIQWTLKAIRDEGPLMSWMEERRVEWTPLLASRLKFLLEGRAFITISDEERRWFETYLLKKMNHSKSIRPFLPFFSLRSLYPSLDEIETNEQKQLLKDMLSLAFPNGYLFFYIGKSLDRYANLAKSDEDSYMWLFDEQAQNSFTLSSSDENLDIKLISLCKIFDKSIDAALFAKVIL
- a CDS encoding aspartate kinase, translating into MLIVQKFGGTSVGTLERIEAVANRVIETKNSGADVVVVVSAMSGVTNQLVEYSEYFSKHPDGVATDMLLSSGEQVTTALLTIALNAKGYACVGMTGAMAGIITDDIHTKARIERIETARLKAELKAGKIVVVAGFQGIDEKGNITTLGRGGSDLSAVALAGALDADLCEIFTDVDGVYTTDPRIEKKAKKLEKISYDEMLELASAGAKVLQNRSVELAKKLNVKLITRSSFNHNEGTLIAKEDDNMEAVLVSGIALDKNQARVTLRGVVDKPGIAAEIFTALAHENINVDMIIQNVGHDGTTNLGFTVPQNELELAKETMQKLSAAKHIEFDDAIVKVSVIGVGMKSHSGVACLAFETLAKEGINIQMISTSEIKISMIVDQKYGELAVRVLHDAYKLDK